Proteins from one Prevotella sp. E2-28 genomic window:
- the serC gene encoding 3-phosphoserine/phosphohydroxythreonine transaminase, which yields MKKYNFNAGPSMLPREVIEATAKQCLDFNGSGLSLMEISHRAKDFQPVVDEAVALVKELLQVPEGYSVIFLGGGASLEFCMIPYNFLIKKAAYLNTGVWAKKAMKEAKLFGEVVEVASSADANYTFIPKDFAVPADADYLHITTNNTIYGTEIRKDLDVNVPLIADMSSDFMSRPVDVSKYDAIYAGAQKNLSMAGVTIVIVKDEALGKAPREIPTMLDYRTHVSKGSMFNTPPVVPIYCALENLRWVKKQGGVEAMDKLAKQRAEIVYGEIDRNKLFVGTAKEEDRSLMNLCFVMAPEYKELEKEFLDFAVSKGMVGVKGHRDVGGFRASCYNAQTIEGCNALVACMKEFEANH from the coding sequence ATGAAGAAGTATAACTTTAATGCAGGTCCCTCAATGCTTCCTCGTGAGGTGATTGAGGCCACCGCCAAACAATGTTTGGACTTCAATGGTTCTGGTCTCTCTCTGATGGAGATCAGCCATCGTGCTAAGGATTTTCAGCCCGTTGTTGACGAGGCTGTTGCTCTTGTAAAAGAACTGCTACAGGTTCCTGAGGGCTACTCCGTAATCTTCCTTGGTGGTGGTGCTTCCCTGGAGTTCTGCATGATTCCTTATAACTTCCTGATTAAGAAGGCTGCTTACCTGAACACTGGTGTTTGGGCAAAGAAGGCTATGAAGGAAGCAAAACTTTTCGGTGAGGTAGTAGAGGTTGCTTCTTCTGCTGATGCAAACTACACCTTCATTCCTAAGGATTTTGCAGTTCCCGCTGATGCTGACTATCTGCACATCACAACTAACAATACAATCTACGGTACAGAGATTCGTAAGGACCTCGACGTAAACGTACCTCTGATTGCTGATATGTCATCAGACTTCATGAGCCGTCCTGTTGATGTAAGCAAGTATGACGCTATCTATGCAGGTGCTCAGAAGAACCTGTCAATGGCCGGTGTTACCATCGTTATCGTGAAGGACGAGGCTCTTGGTAAAGCTCCCCGTGAGATTCCTACCATGCTGGATTATCGCACTCACGTATCAAAGGGCTCTATGTTTAATACTCCTCCTGTGGTGCCCATCTACTGCGCTCTTGAGAACCTCCGCTGGGTTAAGAAGCAGGGTGGCGTAGAGGCTATGGACAAGCTGGCTAAACAGCGTGCAGAGATCGTTTATGGTGAGATCGACCGCAACAAGCTGTTCGTTGGTACCGCTAAGGAAGAGGACCGTTCACTGATGAACCTCTGCTTCGTAATGGCTCCTGAGTATAAAGAACTTGAGAAAGAATTCCTTGACTTCGCTGTTTCAAAGGGTATGGTTGGTGTTAAGGGTCACCGTGATGTAGGTGGTTTCCGTGCATCTTGCTACAACGCTCAGACCATCGAAGGCTGCAACGCTCTCGTTGCTTGCATGAAGGAGTTCGAAGCTAATCACTAA